From a region of the Pontixanthobacter gangjinensis genome:
- a CDS encoding 2OG-Fe(II) oxygenase, giving the protein MSKKLFEINQDLDRASLAKQFAENKRLQIRDVLTRETAEEIRMILGQQTPWGLAMQAGDKLDPGPQQVLPQELASDAGKRRAQTLANEAYKSVSQGDYGFHYAQYSLVQAYLEKWNEGGPHDLILEYLNTPEFLQLARDVTGIEELIKADGQATLYAAQHFLALHSDSHVAEGWRVAYVLNFALDDWKPDWGGYLNFYDEDGDIVQGFKPRFNALNLFAVPQSHAVSFVPPFAPVGRFAITGWLRDR; this is encoded by the coding sequence ATGTCCAAAAAACTTTTTGAAATTAATCAGGACCTCGATCGCGCTTCGCTGGCGAAGCAGTTTGCCGAGAACAAAAGGCTGCAAATTCGTGATGTTCTTACACGCGAGACGGCCGAAGAGATCCGTATGATACTGGGCCAGCAGACCCCGTGGGGTCTAGCGATGCAGGCCGGTGACAAACTCGACCCGGGGCCCCAGCAAGTGCTGCCACAAGAGCTTGCCTCCGATGCAGGCAAGCGACGGGCTCAAACGTTGGCCAATGAGGCCTATAAATCGGTGTCGCAAGGGGACTATGGATTTCACTACGCGCAATATTCGTTGGTCCAGGCCTACCTTGAAAAGTGGAATGAGGGCGGCCCACATGATCTGATACTAGAATATCTTAACACGCCGGAATTTCTTCAATTGGCCCGCGATGTTACGGGTATCGAGGAATTGATCAAAGCCGATGGACAAGCGACCTTATATGCCGCGCAGCATTTTCTGGCACTTCATAGCGACAGCCACGTCGCCGAAGGGTGGCGCGTAGCGTATGTTCTGAATTTCGCGCTCGATGATTGGAAGCCTGATTGGGGCGGCTATCTCAATTTCTACGACGAAGACGGTGACATAGTCCAAGGCTTCAAACCAAGGTTTAACGCACTCAACTTATTCGCAGTCCCGCAATCGCACGCGGTTTCGTTCGTGCCGCCTTTTGCGCCGGTTGGACGCTTTGCGATTACCGGCTGGCTGCGCGACCGGTGA
- a CDS encoding acetyl-CoA C-acetyltransferase, producing MATAYIVDAVRTAGGRRGGRLAGVHPVDLAAKSLDALMERTGVDPAAIDDVVMGCVSQAGQQAMQIGRNAVLASKHLPQSTPAVTIDRQCGSSQQAIQFAAQAVMSGTQDAVIAAGIESMSRVPMGSNATFHMKEGLGHYKSPGLEEKYPGIMFSQFMGAEMIVKKHGFSKDDLDRFAFESHQRAIAATNSGAFVGEIVPVTIDTPEGEEQHTIDEGIRFDATLEGISSVKLINEGGTITAASSSQICDGSSGVLVVSEEFLKEHGLTPLARIHNLTVTAGDPVIMLEEPLFATDRALQRAGMTINDIDLYEVNEAFAPVPLAWLKHTGADPEKLNVNGGAIALGHPLGASGTKLMATLLHALKARGKKYGLQTMCEGGGVANVTIVESL from the coding sequence ATGGCGACAGCCTATATCGTGGATGCGGTGCGGACCGCCGGGGGGCGCCGTGGGGGCCGTTTGGCAGGAGTTCATCCAGTTGATCTGGCGGCAAAGTCGCTCGACGCGCTGATGGAGCGTACCGGTGTCGACCCGGCTGCGATTGACGATGTTGTGATGGGCTGTGTCAGTCAGGCGGGCCAACAAGCGATGCAGATTGGCCGCAACGCGGTTCTCGCTTCCAAGCACCTTCCGCAGTCAACCCCGGCAGTCACAATTGACCGGCAATGCGGCTCATCGCAGCAAGCAATCCAGTTCGCGGCGCAGGCCGTTATGTCGGGTACGCAAGATGCAGTGATTGCTGCCGGTATCGAAAGCATGTCGCGTGTGCCGATGGGGTCAAACGCCACCTTTCACATGAAGGAAGGGCTGGGCCACTACAAATCGCCTGGTCTAGAAGAGAAATATCCTGGCATCATGTTCTCGCAATTCATGGGCGCAGAGATGATCGTGAAAAAGCACGGATTTTCAAAAGATGACCTCGACAGGTTTGCGTTTGAAAGCCACCAGCGTGCAATCGCAGCGACCAATTCAGGCGCATTTGTAGGCGAGATAGTGCCGGTCACGATCGACACCCCCGAGGGTGAAGAGCAGCACACAATTGATGAAGGCATCCGGTTCGATGCCACGTTGGAGGGTATCAGTTCTGTGAAGCTGATAAACGAAGGCGGCACGATTACTGCGGCCAGTTCCAGTCAGATTTGTGATGGTTCAAGCGGCGTTTTGGTCGTTTCAGAGGAATTCCTGAAAGAGCACGGCCTAACACCGCTTGCCCGTATCCATAATTTGACCGTGACAGCGGGTGATCCCGTGATCATGCTTGAAGAACCGTTGTTTGCAACGGACCGGGCACTGCAACGTGCCGGCATGACGATTAACGATATTGATCTGTATGAGGTGAACGAGGCATTTGCACCGGTTCCTCTGGCTTGGCTCAAGCATACAGGTGCCGATCCTGAGAAGCTTAACGTGAATGGCGGCGCTATCGCCTTGGGGCATCCGCTGGGTGCATCGGGCACCAAATTAATGGCGACATTGCTTCATGCGCTAAAGGCGCGCGGCAAGAAATACGGTTTGCAGACAATGTGCGAAGGTGGCGGCGTTGCCAATGTGACGATTGTTGAATCGCTGTAA
- a CDS encoding SDR family NAD(P)-dependent oxidoreductase: MEIGANTPAVVTGGASGLGEATARALAAKGAKVAIFDLQEEKGKAVAADIGGIFCEVNVTDDASVDAGFAKARAAHGQERILVNCAGTGSAIKTAKRDRNTGEISHYPLDAFNWLIQINLVGTFRCVAKSAAGMMTLDPLTENGDRGAIVNTASVAGEDGQIGQVAYSASKAGVIGMTLPIARDLMNEGIRINTILPGIFETPLMNAAPPQVKDALAASVPFPKRLGAPPEYAHLAMAMIENDYFNGEDVRLDGAIRMAPR; the protein is encoded by the coding sequence ATGGAAATTGGTGCTAATACCCCCGCAGTTGTAACCGGCGGTGCATCGGGCCTTGGCGAAGCGACCGCACGGGCGCTAGCGGCAAAGGGCGCGAAAGTCGCGATTTTTGATCTTCAGGAGGAAAAGGGCAAAGCCGTTGCGGCCGATATTGGCGGTATCTTCTGCGAAGTGAACGTGACTGACGATGCCTCGGTCGATGCTGGATTTGCAAAGGCACGCGCGGCGCACGGCCAAGAACGCATCCTCGTCAATTGCGCCGGCACTGGTAGCGCGATCAAAACAGCCAAGCGTGACCGGAACACGGGCGAAATCTCGCACTATCCGCTCGACGCGTTCAACTGGCTGATCCAGATCAATCTGGTCGGCACCTTCCGCTGCGTGGCGAAATCGGCGGCTGGAATGATGACGCTCGACCCATTGACTGAAAATGGTGACCGCGGCGCAATCGTGAACACTGCGTCCGTTGCAGGCGAAGATGGCCAGATTGGTCAGGTCGCTTACTCGGCATCGAAGGCTGGTGTGATTGGCATGACATTGCCAATCGCTCGTGACCTGATGAACGAAGGCATCCGCATCAACACTATCTTGCCGGGTATCTTCGAGACACCGCTGATGAATGCAGCACCGCCGCAAGTAAAAGACGCGTTAGCTGCCTCCGTGCCGTTCCCGAAACGTCTTGGTGCGCCGCCGGAATATGCGCATCTCGCTATGGCGATGATCGAAAACGATTACTTCAACGGCGAGGATGTCCGCCTGGATGGTGCCATTCGTATGGCGCCGCGTTAA
- a CDS encoding crotonase/enoyl-CoA hydratase family protein yields the protein MSDYTQIKFEKDGPIATITLNRPEKMNAYTRVMMAEIIAALDVTDADDEIRAVIFTGSGDRAFCAGADLTPDDGARPFSSQTEVADLSDDVVRDGGGRLTLRLFQSTKPLISACNGVAVGVGATMQLPMDFRLASDNARYGFVFAKRGIVPEACSSWFLPRLVGPQQALEWCMTGRIFDASEALAGGLIRSVHPQGDLIDAARALAMEIAENTSAVSVAMTRAMLWRLPSEPHPMDAHRIDSRSIYKLSRSKDAAEGIASFLEKRPPQFPDRVSQDMPDFYPWWTEPVYE from the coding sequence ATGAGCGATTATACGCAGATCAAATTCGAGAAGGATGGTCCGATAGCGACCATCACTCTCAACCGGCCTGAAAAGATGAACGCTTATACACGGGTCATGATGGCCGAGATCATCGCGGCGCTCGATGTGACCGATGCAGATGATGAAATCCGTGCGGTGATCTTCACTGGGTCCGGTGATCGCGCATTTTGCGCCGGTGCTGATTTAACACCTGATGATGGTGCACGCCCATTCTCCAGCCAAACCGAAGTTGCAGACCTGTCTGATGATGTCGTTCGCGATGGCGGAGGACGCCTTACTTTGCGGCTTTTTCAATCGACCAAACCGCTGATTTCGGCCTGCAATGGCGTTGCGGTGGGCGTTGGTGCAACGATGCAACTGCCGATGGATTTCCGGCTTGCGTCGGACAATGCCCGGTATGGTTTCGTGTTTGCCAAGCGCGGAATTGTGCCGGAGGCATGTTCAAGCTGGTTCTTGCCGCGTTTGGTTGGGCCTCAGCAGGCGCTCGAATGGTGCATGACCGGGCGTATTTTCGATGCGTCAGAAGCGCTTGCCGGCGGGCTCATCCGGTCGGTCCATCCGCAGGGTGACCTGATTGATGCGGCGAGGGCGCTTGCGATGGAAATTGCCGAAAACACCTCGGCAGTTTCAGTCGCAATGACTCGTGCAATGCTGTGGCGCTTGCCGTCCGAACCGCACCCAATGGACGCGCACCGGATCGATAGCCGTTCGATTTACAAGCTTTCACGCAGCAAAGATGCAGCGGAAGGCATTGCGAGTTTCCTTGAAAAACGGCCCCCGCAATTTCCCGACCGTGTTTCGCAGGATATGCCGGACTTTTATCCGTGGTGGACTGAGCCCGTTTACGAATAG
- a CDS encoding MarR family winged helix-turn-helix transcriptional regulator has translation MSNDQFRLAEFLPYQLSIASNAVSNRIARAYHDAFGLKVTEWRVMAMLGDAGALTQRELTAKTLMDKVAVNRACKVLEQRDLAMRLPNSKDGRSHHLELTGAGHAMHAQIVPMAREIEAKLLEPLSAKQQEMFRMLLDQIREQAS, from the coding sequence ATGAGCAATGATCAATTCCGTCTGGCCGAATTTTTGCCGTATCAATTGTCGATCGCATCCAATGCGGTCAGCAATCGTATTGCGCGCGCGTATCATGATGCGTTCGGGCTGAAAGTTACCGAATGGCGGGTGATGGCTATGCTGGGCGATGCAGGAGCGCTAACCCAGCGCGAACTAACCGCGAAGACGCTGATGGACAAGGTGGCCGTAAACCGGGCTTGCAAAGTTTTGGAGCAACGAGATCTTGCGATGCGTCTGCCCAACAGCAAGGATGGCCGCTCGCACCATCTTGAATTGACCGGCGCCGGACATGCCATGCATGCGCAGATTGTGCCGATGGCCAGAGAAATTGAGGCAAAACTGCTTGAACCGCTCAGCGCCAAACAGCAGGAAATGTTCCGTATGCTGCTTGACCAAATTCGCGAACAAGCCAGTTAA
- a CDS encoding type II secretion system F family protein, giving the protein MLNQSPGPTLLGVDVIFVGTILAGCAALAVIFAIYAAVTIKDPMAKRVKALNSRREELKAGIVTATAKKRTSLVRKTDQTEKMRDTLSGMKVLQQSQIESIQQKMAHAGYRNKETAVLIIAARLVAPIILGAIGFLVIYVIDYFPDWGSAKRVGAFGAMLLAGYKGPEMILKNKAGKRTDAIRKGLPDALDLLVICAEAGLTVDAAFNRVAKELGRAYPELGDEFALTAIELSFLTERKQAFDNLAYRVDLESVRGVVTTMVQTERYGTPLASALRVLSAEFRNERMMRAEEKAARLPAIMTIPLIMFILPVLFIVILGPAACSISDAFAAKPGR; this is encoded by the coding sequence ATGCTTAATCAATCTCCCGGACCCACCCTGCTTGGGGTTGACGTTATTTTCGTCGGCACCATCCTGGCTGGCTGTGCCGCGCTCGCTGTCATCTTTGCGATCTATGCAGCTGTCACGATCAAGGATCCGATGGCCAAGCGGGTCAAAGCGCTAAATTCGCGCCGCGAAGAGCTGAAAGCCGGCATTGTTACGGCCACAGCGAAAAAACGCACCAGCTTAGTCCGCAAGACCGACCAAACAGAGAAGATGAGGGACACGCTGTCGGGGATGAAAGTCCTCCAGCAAAGCCAGATCGAGAGCATCCAGCAAAAGATGGCTCACGCTGGTTATCGTAACAAAGAAACTGCTGTTCTGATCATTGCGGCGCGATTGGTGGCTCCGATTATCTTGGGCGCAATCGGTTTCTTGGTTATCTATGTTATTGATTATTTCCCCGACTGGGGCAGCGCAAAGAGGGTTGGCGCTTTTGGAGCGATGCTGCTTGCCGGTTACAAAGGGCCGGAAATGATCCTCAAGAATAAGGCCGGCAAACGCACCGACGCAATTCGCAAAGGCTTGCCCGATGCGCTAGATTTGCTGGTGATTTGTGCTGAGGCCGGCCTGACAGTCGATGCAGCGTTCAACCGCGTTGCGAAGGAACTTGGCCGGGCTTACCCTGAATTGGGTGACGAGTTTGCCCTGACCGCAATTGAACTGTCATTCCTGACCGAACGCAAGCAAGCATTCGACAATCTTGCCTACCGGGTCGATCTGGAATCGGTTCGCGGTGTGGTTACAACCATGGTTCAAACCGAACGCTATGGTACGCCGCTGGCATCTGCCCTGCGCGTGCTCTCAGCCGAATTCCGGAACGAGCGGATGATGCGAGCGGAAGAAAAAGCAGCGCGTCTGCCTGCGATTATGACCATTCCGCTAATTATGTTCATTCTGCCTGTTCTGTTCATCGTGATCCTTGGCCCAGCGGCCTGTTCGATCAGCGATGCATTCGCCGCCAAACCCGGACGTTAG
- a CDS encoding type II secretion system F family protein translates to MSIIQLLLVGAGLMALMVVGYTLLAGPSAAKEGQRRLEALRFRHSESADTKMESQLKKAIASRKPKRHQIAGSGSRLDALALRIDRSGKKWTLAQYFYGSFGIALGIAVIIYLKSGAALLSLGIGLVIGAGLPHLAVNFLIKKRTDSFNSKFPDAIELLVRGLRSGLPVTETLGVVGQELPGPVGMEFKGIVERIKIGRTMEESLQETADRLGIPEFNFFCITLAIQRETGGNLAETLSNLSDVLRKRSQMKLKIRAMSSESKASAYIVGALPFIVFGMIWWINPEYIGGFFEDDRLIATGLGGLLWMSIGGFIMAKMVSFEI, encoded by the coding sequence ATGAGCATTATTCAGCTCCTGCTGGTAGGCGCCGGGCTTATGGCCCTGATGGTTGTCGGCTATACGCTGCTGGCCGGGCCCTCTGCCGCCAAAGAAGGTCAACGCAGGCTTGAGGCTCTCAGGTTCCGCCATTCTGAAAGCGCCGACACCAAGATGGAGTCGCAGCTCAAGAAAGCGATCGCATCGCGCAAACCGAAACGGCACCAGATCGCCGGCTCTGGCTCGCGGCTTGATGCATTGGCTCTGCGGATCGACCGTTCGGGTAAAAAGTGGACGCTTGCGCAGTATTTCTATGGCTCGTTTGGCATCGCGCTAGGCATTGCCGTGATCATCTATCTGAAATCCGGCGCGGCGCTTTTGTCGCTTGGCATCGGCTTGGTCATTGGCGCTGGTTTGCCCCATCTTGCGGTAAACTTCCTGATCAAGAAGCGGACAGACAGCTTCAACTCGAAATTCCCGGACGCGATCGAACTCTTGGTGCGCGGCTTGCGCTCCGGCCTTCCGGTGACCGAAACTCTTGGCGTTGTTGGGCAAGAATTGCCCGGTCCTGTGGGAATGGAATTCAAAGGCATAGTCGAGCGGATCAAGATCGGCCGCACGATGGAAGAATCGCTACAGGAAACCGCCGACAGGTTGGGTATTCCTGAGTTCAACTTTTTCTGCATAACCTTGGCAATTCAACGCGAGACCGGCGGTAACTTGGCAGAAACGCTGTCAAACCTGTCCGACGTGCTTCGCAAACGTTCGCAAATGAAGCTGAAAATCCGCGCCATGAGTTCGGAATCGAAAGCTTCTGCCTATATCGTGGGCGCGCTGCCTTTTATCGTGTTCGGTATGATCTGGTGGATCAATCCCGAATATATCGGCGGCTTCTTCGAAGACGACCGCTTGATTGCAACGGGCCTTGGCGGCCTGCTGTGGATGTCGATCGGCGGCTTCATCATGGCCAAAATGGTCAGCTTCGAAATCTGA
- a CDS encoding pilus assembly protein CpaE, with protein MNAPWKSGASSNRDPFAAFICDETALDALRPVVIEMGWQPEKCAKGGLRNAVQSLSVAASPNILMVDLSESGDPLNDINALAEVCEPGTVVIAVGQVNDVRLYRDLLASGIHDYLLKPLSAGQLRDSLNQAQAVFAAPRSSDPDTAKRHVSTAVVGTRGGVGASMLATSLAWNFSDDHKLPTALLDLDVHFGTGALALDLEPGRGLTDAIDNPSRIDGLFIERAMIRANDNLAILSAEAPINAPLMTDGSAFIQLEEEFRQAFEMTMIDLPRNMLINFPHLLADVNVVVLTTEMTLASARDTIRILSWLKTNAAHAQPIIVANKVQGGVAEISKSDFEASIERKIDFSIPYDVKGSANAAKLGQTFLEANRSSKAAGVIKQVAERILGASEEDLENDEPAKKSLLGSFDLKSLLAKKDKKTPVPAE; from the coding sequence ATGAACGCTCCATGGAAATCAGGTGCTTCAAGCAACCGCGATCCGTTCGCCGCCTTTATTTGTGATGAAACAGCATTGGACGCTCTGCGCCCGGTGGTCATCGAAATGGGCTGGCAGCCCGAGAAATGTGCAAAGGGCGGGCTGCGTAACGCTGTCCAATCCTTGTCTGTGGCCGCAAGCCCCAACATTTTGATGGTCGATTTGTCGGAAAGCGGAGATCCGCTGAATGATATCAACGCTTTGGCCGAGGTCTGCGAACCTGGTACAGTGGTGATTGCAGTAGGCCAAGTGAACGATGTTCGCCTGTATCGCGATTTGCTCGCAAGCGGCATTCACGATTATCTGCTGAAGCCACTTTCAGCCGGCCAATTGCGCGATTCGCTGAACCAAGCGCAAGCAGTCTTTGCGGCACCGCGGTCGAGCGATCCAGATACGGCAAAACGCCATGTATCAACCGCTGTCGTGGGTACACGCGGCGGAGTCGGGGCGTCCATGCTCGCAACATCGCTCGCATGGAATTTCAGCGACGATCACAAATTGCCTACCGCATTGCTCGATCTGGATGTCCATTTCGGCACTGGTGCACTTGCGCTGGATCTGGAACCCGGCCGCGGGCTGACCGATGCGATCGACAACCCCAGCCGGATTGACGGCCTGTTTATCGAACGCGCGATGATCCGAGCGAACGATAATCTGGCTATTCTTTCGGCAGAGGCGCCAATCAATGCCCCGTTAATGACAGATGGATCGGCATTTATTCAGCTGGAGGAAGAGTTCCGCCAAGCGTTTGAAATGACGATGATTGATCTGCCGCGAAACATGCTGATCAATTTCCCGCATCTGCTTGCCGATGTGAATGTTGTGGTGCTGACCACCGAAATGACGCTTGCTTCGGCTCGCGACACCATTCGGATACTCAGCTGGCTTAAAACCAATGCTGCTCATGCACAGCCGATCATTGTGGCAAATAAAGTCCAGGGCGGCGTTGCTGAAATCAGCAAGTCCGACTTCGAAGCGTCGATTGAGCGGAAAATCGATTTCTCGATCCCGTATGATGTCAAAGGGTCAGCGAATGCGGCCAAGCTTGGCCAAACCTTCCTCGAGGCCAATCGGTCGAGCAAGGCGGCTGGCGTCATCAAGCAAGTTGCGGAACGCATCTTGGGTGCCAGCGAAGAAGATCTTGAAAATGATGAGCCAGCGAAGAAATCGCTGCTCGGCAGTTTCGATCTGAAGTCACTGTTGGCCAAGAAAGATAAGAAGACTCCGGTTCCGGCCGAATAA
- a CDS encoding CpaD family pilus assembly protein yields the protein MPIASTRKLAGVFALSLGLTLGACGGMPTHRGLESLNQPVVERTNYTLDVAAGPGGISVPEQQRVSGWFEAMDLRYGDRVAIDDPMMSGAARDAIGALAGRHGILLQEGAPVTGGYVQPGNVRVVLTRSTASVPNCPNWSAQSDMNYNNATSPGYGCSINGNLAAMIANPEDLIKGQEGTGETVVSTSTKAINSYRDQAPTGEGGLVQPATGGGE from the coding sequence ATGCCTATTGCATCAACACGCAAACTAGCTGGCGTATTCGCCCTTTCGCTCGGGCTTACGCTCGGCGCCTGCGGCGGAATGCCAACCCATCGCGGGCTGGAAAGCCTCAATCAACCAGTTGTTGAACGGACCAATTACACGCTTGACGTGGCGGCTGGACCGGGCGGAATTTCTGTTCCCGAACAGCAACGCGTTTCAGGCTGGTTCGAAGCGATGGACCTTCGTTATGGTGACCGTGTTGCCATTGACGATCCGATGATGAGCGGCGCTGCGCGTGACGCGATTGGTGCGCTCGCTGGGCGTCATGGTATCCTGTTGCAAGAGGGCGCCCCGGTGACAGGCGGCTATGTCCAACCCGGCAATGTTCGTGTCGTTTTGACCCGTTCGACCGCGTCGGTTCCCAATTGCCCGAACTGGTCTGCCCAGTCGGATATGAATTACAACAATGCAACCAGCCCCGGATATGGCTGTTCCATCAATGGAAATCTGGCTGCGATGATCGCCAATCCGGAAGACCTTATCAAAGGTCAGGAAGGCACCGGAGAAACTGTGGTTTCGACGTCAACCAAGGCGATCAACAGCTACCGCGACCAAGCACCAACCGGTGAAGGCGGCCTGGTTCAACCAGCCACAGGCGGGGGAGAATAA
- a CDS encoding type II and III secretion system protein family protein: MKRRLTATLLMAGMATAPLAGLPASTANAQSVVNPSSDIVLSIGRGQLVNVPGSMADVFIANDEVADVQIKSQRQLYLFGKAGGETTIYASNAAGDIVWSANVRVGSNIGSVDQMLTLAMPQAKINVSTMGTNTVLLTGTVAAPEDASEAERLVQAFVGEDANVISRLKMATPLQVNLRVRFAEVSRSLVREIGANLVSGDQTNGFQFGVGLGRSGAVPQYNPGGPLGTGVTDGGDGTSIVTATGTGATVAAFGKLLGLDLGGALDLAERDGLVTTLAQPNLTALSGETANFLAGGEFPIPTSQGLGTTAIEYRKFGVSLSYTPTVLANGRISIRVLPEVSELSSQGAVTLNGFQIPALTIRRAETTVELGSGQSFMIAGLMSNNAQQSIDKAPGLGDVPILGNLFRSRSFRKGETELVIVVTPYLVKPVNDRDIRLPTDGYRAANELESLLGFRSDAGQSGATRPGPTTSNPSAPPPGISRIDPQAIVPSDRPAPSNRADSDDKSRNSERRADANAVPGFSLK; encoded by the coding sequence ATGAAACGTCGCCTAACAGCAACATTACTGATGGCCGGAATGGCAACGGCCCCGTTGGCCGGCTTGCCTGCCAGCACTGCCAATGCGCAGTCAGTGGTAAACCCATCAAGTGACATCGTATTGTCAATCGGCAGAGGCCAATTGGTCAATGTCCCCGGGTCAATGGCAGATGTTTTTATCGCTAATGACGAAGTGGCCGATGTGCAGATCAAATCGCAACGGCAGCTTTACCTGTTCGGCAAGGCTGGTGGCGAGACCACGATTTATGCCAGCAACGCTGCAGGTGATATCGTCTGGTCCGCCAATGTCCGCGTAGGATCCAACATTGGTAGCGTCGATCAGATGCTGACCTTGGCCATGCCTCAGGCGAAAATTAACGTATCGACCATGGGTACGAACACAGTTCTGCTTACCGGTACAGTCGCCGCACCCGAAGATGCTTCCGAGGCCGAACGGCTGGTTCAGGCATTCGTGGGTGAAGACGCCAACGTAATCAGCCGCCTGAAAATGGCGACACCGCTGCAAGTCAATCTGCGCGTCAGATTTGCCGAAGTCAGCCGTTCGCTGGTTCGCGAAATCGGTGCCAACCTCGTCAGCGGTGACCAAACCAATGGCTTCCAGTTCGGCGTAGGTCTCGGCCGGTCCGGTGCGGTCCCTCAGTACAATCCCGGCGGTCCGTTGGGAACTGGCGTAACCGACGGCGGTGATGGCACATCGATTGTTACTGCAACGGGTACCGGTGCCACTGTGGCAGCGTTTGGCAAACTGCTGGGTCTCGACCTTGGTGGCGCGTTAGACCTTGCTGAACGTGATGGTCTTGTCACCACCCTTGCCCAGCCAAACCTGACAGCCTTGTCGGGCGAAACGGCCAATTTCTTGGCTGGCGGCGAATTTCCGATCCCGACCAGTCAGGGCCTCGGTACGACTGCCATCGAATATCGTAAATTCGGTGTCAGCCTGTCTTACACACCAACAGTGCTCGCTAATGGCCGGATTTCTATCCGAGTGCTTCCCGAGGTGTCTGAATTGTCCAGCCAAGGTGCGGTGACTTTGAACGGGTTCCAAATCCCGGCTCTTACAATCCGCCGCGCTGAAACGACTGTTGAGCTTGGTTCTGGCCAAAGCTTTATGATTGCCGGATTGATGAGTAACAACGCGCAGCAATCCATCGACAAGGCCCCAGGCCTTGGCGATGTACCAATTCTTGGTAATCTGTTCCGTTCACGCTCGTTCCGTAAGGGCGAAACTGAGTTGGTTATCGTTGTGACGCCGTATCTGGTAAAACCGGTCAACGATCGCGACATCAGGTTGCCTACCGATGGGTATCGTGCAGCAAACGAGTTGGAAAGCCTGCTCGGCTTCCGCAGCGATGCTGGTCAAAGCGGCGCAACCCGCCCCGGCCCGACAACATCCAACCCGTCCGCACCGCCTCCCGGCATTTCGCGCATAGACCCGCAGGCCATCGTGCCATCGGATCGCCCTGCGCCGTCGAACCGTGCTGACAGCGATGACAAATCCCGCAATTCCGAACGCCGCGCAGATGCAAATGCTGTGCCCGGCTTCAGCCTCAAGTGA
- the cpaB gene encoding Flp pilus assembly protein CpaB, producing the protein MDRKKLVLLLGALIIAIGTALAARSMFAGASAPQAEAAAAVPKGPKVLVAQRGLPVGTIITADSISYQMWPEELVQDAYFIDGESDVSQLLGTVVRHQITAGEPVTQGSLVKPGDRGFLAAALGPGMRAVTVPVSAKTGVGGFVFPGDRVDLVLTQTVKGEGEALKASETILSNLRVLATDQSTTQETNESGNTVVRAFRTVTLEVTPRIAEKVAVAQTIGTLSLSLRSIADNQGELEKAIASGNVKVPDNATPEEEEALLRAAMAKPIDKVGTFSTGGDVSRFQRSSMPVQDNGGKAAPAAPVMGAPAAAPQPARPIGPTVRVTRGKTTTEVPVGKN; encoded by the coding sequence TCGGAGCACTGATCATCGCGATCGGTACTGCATTGGCAGCACGGAGCATGTTTGCCGGGGCTTCTGCCCCTCAGGCTGAGGCGGCAGCGGCTGTACCTAAGGGACCAAAAGTCCTTGTGGCGCAACGCGGCCTTCCAGTGGGCACAATCATTACAGCTGATTCGATCAGCTACCAGATGTGGCCCGAGGAACTTGTCCAGGATGCCTATTTCATTGACGGCGAATCAGATGTCTCGCAATTGCTTGGCACGGTTGTTCGCCACCAGATCACTGCCGGCGAACCGGTAACCCAAGGCTCGCTAGTTAAGCCTGGCGATCGCGGGTTCCTTGCTGCGGCGCTTGGCCCTGGCATGCGCGCTGTGACGGTTCCGGTCTCCGCGAAAACCGGTGTTGGCGGCTTTGTCTTCCCGGGCGACCGCGTCGATTTGGTCCTTACGCAAACGGTTAAAGGCGAAGGCGAAGCGCTGAAGGCTTCGGAAACTATCCTGAGTAACCTGCGCGTCTTGGCCACCGACCAGTCAACCACGCAAGAGACAAACGAATCCGGCAACACGGTTGTTCGCGCATTCCGCACAGTCACTTTGGAAGTGACGCCGCGTATCGCCGAGAAGGTCGCTGTAGCTCAAACCATCGGTACGCTCAGCCTTTCACTGCGCTCTATCGCGGACAATCAGGGTGAGCTGGAAAAAGCAATCGCGTCAGGCAATGTGAAAGTTCCTGACAATGCCACGCCCGAAGAAGAAGAAGCTCTCCTGCGCGCGGCAATGGCAAAACCGATCGACAAGGTTGGTACATTCAGCACAGGCGGTGATGTCTCTCGCTTCCAACGCAGTTCGATGCCTGTTCAGGACAACGGCGGAAAAGCGGCTCCGGCTGCACCGGTTATGGGCGCCCCGGCAGCTGCTCCTCAGCCTGCACGACCCATTGGCCCCACCGTCCGCGTCACCCGCGGCAAGACCACCACCGAAGTTCCAGTTGGGAAGAACTGA